One stretch of Roseibium sp. HPY-6 DNA includes these proteins:
- the ilvN gene encoding acetolactate synthase small subunit encodes MNAQNVDAPSAYFLAEVSNEIETHTLSLLVDNEPGVLARVIGLFSGRGYNIDSLTVSETEHERHLSRITIVTTGTPMIIEQIRHQLDRLVPVHRVTDLTVRARRANQDKPLERELALIKVAGDGDKRLEALRLGDAFRATVIDATTEHFVFEITGRTSKIEQFIAIMKPLGLVEVSRTGVAAVQRGPEGL; translated from the coding sequence ATGAACGCACAGAATGTGGATGCGCCTTCCGCCTATTTCCTGGCCGAAGTCAGCAACGAAATCGAAACCCACACCCTATCGCTACTCGTCGACAACGAACCGGGCGTCCTCGCCCGCGTGATCGGGCTTTTCTCCGGGCGCGGCTACAACATCGACAGCCTCACCGTGTCGGAAACCGAACATGAGCGGCACTTGTCGCGGATCACCATCGTGACCACGGGTACACCGATGATCATCGAACAGATCCGCCACCAGCTTGACCGGCTGGTTCCCGTCCATCGCGTGACCGACCTCACCGTTCGCGCCCGCCGCGCCAACCAGGACAAACCGCTGGAGCGGGAACTTGCCCTGATCAAGGTGGCCGGTGATGGCGACAAGCGGCTGGAAGCGTTGCGTCTCGGCGATGCGTTCCGCGCGACGGTGATCGATGCAACCACGGAGCATTTCGTCTTTGAAATCACGGGCCGCACGTCCAAGATCGAGCAGTTCATCGCGATCATGAAACCGCTCGGCCTTGTCGAGGTTTCCCGCACCGGCGTCGCCGCCGTACAGCGGGGTCCGGAAGGGCTTTAA
- a CDS encoding VPLPA-CTERM sorting domain-containing protein, whose amino-acid sequence MKAMVKKFICVAGLTCSSLLMATNANAALMSVSGPASNAGAMAQIIMAPTLALDSAATNLGQQGFNEQQNVLLTSSINVDGGTIAAGTRVNSHMIFLNKGRNAGIVHFGVDWTFSNRILGVMSDFGGNLETSTTSILGSLSTTYPNAGFPARGLEANDSYSFLGNVLTVNMRVTEPGDWIRVVTAVPIPAALPLMGGALAGLGFLGWRRKRSSTAA is encoded by the coding sequence ATGAAAGCGATGGTTAAAAAATTCATCTGCGTCGCCGGGTTAACATGTTCGAGTCTCTTGATGGCTACAAATGCAAACGCGGCATTAATGAGTGTTTCCGGACCCGCTTCGAATGCGGGGGCGATGGCCCAGATCATAATGGCGCCGACATTGGCGCTTGATTCTGCTGCTACAAATTTGGGTCAGCAAGGCTTCAACGAGCAACAGAATGTCTTGCTGACGAGTTCAATAAACGTTGACGGCGGCACAATTGCGGCTGGGACTAGAGTTAACAGCCACATGATCTTCCTTAACAAAGGAAGAAATGCGGGAATTGTCCATTTTGGAGTGGACTGGACGTTCTCCAACAGGATCCTTGGCGTCATGTCCGATTTTGGCGGAAACTTGGAAACTTCGACGACAAGCATTCTCGGATCGCTTTCGACCACGTACCCTAATGCCGGTTTCCCTGCCCGTGGTCTTGAAGCTAACGATAGCTACAGCTTCTTGGGGAACGTCCTTACAGTGAACATGAGAGTTACGGAGCCAGGCGACTGGATCCGTGTTGTGACCGCGGTTCCGATCCCAGCGGCATTGCCGCTGATGGGTGGCGCGCTCGCGGGCCTCGGTTTCCTCGGATGGCGTCGGAAACGCTCTTCCACGGCGGCATAA
- a CDS encoding acetolactate synthase 3 large subunit has translation MTREMTGAEMVIQALKDQGVDTIFGYPGGAVLPIYDEIIQQEGLEHILVRHEQGAGHAAEGYARSTGKPGIALVTSGPGATNMVTALTDAMMDSIPLVCISGQVPTHLIGNDAFQECDTVGITRPCTKHNWLVRNVDDLPRVLHEAFYVATSGRPGPVVVDIPKDVQFATGTYQGPTPNPAAAHKSYRPQLKGDAASIRQAAEMMAAAKKPVLYTGGGVINSGTHACQLLRELVSLTGFPITSTLMGLGAYPASGDNWLGMLGMHGTYEANMVMHDCDLMVCIGARFDDRITGRTDAFSPNSRKIHIDIDPSSINKTINADLPIIGDVGHVLEDLVRIWRSSSLKADAAAMKDWWQQIDAWRARNSLAYKPNNDVIMPQYAIQRLYELTKHRKTFISTEVGQHQMWAAQFYGFEEPNRWLTSGGLGTMGYGLPAAIGAQVAHRDALCVDIAGDASILMNIQEMSTAVQFGLPVKVFILNNQYMGMVRQWQQLLHGNRLSHSYTDSLPDFVKLADAYGGVGIRVEKPGDLDGAIEEMISVDKPVLFDCRVANLANCFPMIPSGKAHNEMLLPDEANDEAVANAISAEGKSLV, from the coding sequence ATGACACGGGAAATGACCGGCGCCGAAATGGTCATACAGGCGCTGAAAGACCAGGGAGTTGATACGATCTTCGGCTACCCGGGCGGTGCAGTGCTTCCCATTTACGACGAGATCATCCAGCAGGAAGGCCTGGAGCATATTCTCGTGCGCCACGAGCAGGGTGCCGGCCACGCGGCCGAAGGCTATGCCCGCTCCACGGGCAAACCGGGCATTGCCCTCGTCACCTCCGGCCCGGGCGCAACCAACATGGTGACGGCCCTGACGGATGCCATGATGGACTCCATTCCCCTCGTGTGCATCTCCGGCCAGGTGCCGACCCACCTTATCGGCAACGACGCCTTCCAGGAATGCGACACTGTCGGCATCACCCGCCCGTGCACCAAGCACAACTGGCTTGTGCGCAACGTGGACGATCTGCCCCGTGTCCTGCACGAGGCGTTTTATGTCGCAACCTCGGGCCGTCCTGGCCCCGTTGTCGTCGACATTCCAAAGGACGTCCAGTTTGCCACCGGCACATATCAGGGCCCGACACCGAACCCGGCGGCAGCCCACAAAAGCTATCGCCCGCAGCTGAAAGGTGACGCTGCGTCCATAAGGCAGGCCGCCGAAATGATGGCCGCAGCAAAGAAGCCGGTTCTCTATACCGGTGGCGGTGTCATCAATTCAGGGACACACGCCTGTCAGTTGTTGCGCGAACTCGTGTCGCTGACCGGTTTCCCGATCACCTCCACATTGATGGGCCTCGGCGCTTATCCGGCTTCCGGTGACAACTGGCTCGGTATGCTGGGCATGCACGGCACCTATGAAGCAAACATGGTGATGCATGACTGCGACCTGATGGTGTGTATCGGTGCGCGTTTCGACGACCGTATCACCGGTCGCACCGACGCGTTCTCGCCGAACTCGCGCAAGATCCACATCGACATCGACCCCTCGTCGATCAACAAGACGATCAATGCCGACCTGCCGATCATCGGCGATGTCGGGCATGTTCTGGAAGATCTGGTCCGGATCTGGCGATCGTCCTCGCTGAAGGCTGATGCGGCCGCGATGAAGGACTGGTGGCAGCAGATCGATGCATGGCGCGCCCGCAACTCGCTCGCCTACAAGCCCAACAATGACGTCATCATGCCGCAATATGCGATCCAGCGGCTCTATGAACTCACAAAACACCGCAAGACCTTCATTTCCACGGAAGTCGGCCAGCACCAGATGTGGGCGGCTCAGTTCTATGGCTTCGAGGAGCCGAACCGGTGGCTGACATCGGGCGGCCTCGGAACGATGGGCTATGGTCTGCCGGCGGCGATCGGCGCGCAGGTGGCGCATCGCGATGCGCTCTGTGTCGATATCGCCGGCGATGCCTCGATCCTGATGAACATCCAGGAAATGTCGACGGCGGTCCAGTTTGGCCTTCCGGTCAAGGTGTTCATCCTCAACAACCAGTACATGGGCATGGTCCGCCAGTGGCAGCAGCTCTTGCACGGCAACAGGCTCTCCCACTCCTACACCGACAGCCTGCCTGATTTCGTCAAGCTGGCCGATGCCTATGGCGGTGTCGGCATTCGCGTGGAAAAACCGGGGGATCTGGACGGCGCGATCGAAGAGATGATCTCCGTCGACAAGCCGGTGCTGTTCGATTGCCGGGTGGCCAACCTTGCCAACTGCTTCCCGATGATCCCTTCGGGCAAGGCCCACAACGAAATGCTGTTGCCGGACGAAGCCAATGACGAGGCGGTCGCCAACGCGATCAGCGCCGAAGGCAAATCGCTCGTTTAA